The Camelus ferus isolate YT-003-E chromosome 32, BCGSAC_Cfer_1.0, whole genome shotgun sequence genome window below encodes:
- the COMT gene encoding catechol O-methyltransferase encodes MLEGPPLLLVAVSLGLVLLLLVLPVLRRCGIVFLGWNELFLHPICNLLMGDSKEQRILRYVQQHAVAGDPQSVVRAIDTYCLTKEWAMNVGDKKGQIVDAVVQELRPSVLLELGAYVGYSAVRMARLLLPGARLLTIELNPDYAAITQQMLDFAGLQDRVTLVVGASQDIIPQLKKKYDVDTLDMVFLDHWKDRYLPDTLLLEECGLLRKGTVLLADNVICPGTPEFLAYVRGNSRFECTHFSSYLEYSQVMDGLEKVVYKGPGSPSRP; translated from the exons ATGCTGGAGGGCCCACCCCTGCTGCTGGTCGCTGTCTCCCTGggcctggtgctgctgctgctggttctGCCGGTCCTGCGCCGCTGCGGCATCGTCTTCCTTGGCTGGAACGAGCTATTCCTGCACCCCATCTGCAACCTCCTGATGGGTGACAGTAAGGAGCAGCGCATCCTGCGTTACGTACAGCAACATGCGGTGGCCGGCGACCCGCAGAGCGTGGTCCGCGCCATCGACACCTACTGCTTGACCAAGGAGTGGGCCATGAACGTGGGCGACAAGAAAG GCCAGATCGTGGACGCCGTGGTGCAGGAGCTGCGCCCCTCCGTGCTGCTGGAGCTGGGGGCCTACGTGGGCTACTCGGCCGTGCGTATGGCCCGCCTGCTGCTGCCCGGCGCCCGGCTGCTCACCATCGAGCTTAACCCCGACTACGCCGCCATCACGCAGCAGATGCTGGACTTCGCAGGCCTACAGGACAGG GTGACATTGGTCGTCGGGGCATCCCAAGATATCATCCCCCAGCTGAAGAAGAAATATGACGTGGACACGCTGGACATGGTCTTCCTTGACCACTGGAAGGACCGGTACCTCCCAGACACGCTCCTTCTAGAG GAGTGTGGCCTGTTGCGGAAGGGGACCGTGTTGCTGGCTGACAATGTCATCTGCCCGGGAACACCGGAATTCCTGGCATATGTGCGCGGGAACAGCCGCTTCGAGTGCACACACTTCAGCTCGTACCTGGAGTACTCGCAGGTGATGGACGGCCTGGAGAAGGTGGTCTACAAGGGCCCGGGCAGCCCTTCGAGGCCTTGA